A stretch of Procambarus clarkii isolate CNS0578487 chromosome 80, FALCON_Pclarkii_2.0, whole genome shotgun sequence DNA encodes these proteins:
- the LOC138357859 gene encoding ctenidin-1-like, producing MKTLIVVAFLAAMCLVATNAEPSPDAEPGHFRGGFGGFRGGIGGGSHGSGFGGGYGGYRGRRSAEANPEPVADPEADPGYLGSRGFGGGRGFGGGRGFSGGFGGGRGGFGGNRYYG from the exons ATGAAGACCCTG ATCGTTGTAGCATTCCTGGCTGCCATGTGCTTGGTGGCCACAAACGCTGAGCCTTCCCCAGATGCCGAACCCGGTCACTTCAGGGGAGGTTTCGGAGGATTTCGAGGAGGCATCGGTGGGGGctcccatggaagtggcttcgggGGAGGATATGGAGGATATCGTGGAAGGAGGAGTGCCGAAGCCAACCCTGAGCCCGTTGCAGACCCTGAAGCCGATCCCGGTTACCTAGGTAGTAGAGGCTTCGGCGGTGGTAGAGGTTTCGGCGGTGGCAGAGGTTTCAGTGGTGGCTTCGGAGGAGGACGTGGGGGATTTGGAGGAAATAGATATTACGGCTAA